One Podospora pseudopauciseta strain CBS 411.78 chromosome 4, whole genome shotgun sequence genomic window, GGGGAACGATATAATTCATCTACAATATTGGAGATTTATACATGCGTACAAATCGACCTTATCAGAGTCACCAACACTTGCATTTGTGTCGCCTGATGGCCCCACCCACGGTCCCACCACGCCCCTGAACCCCCTTATCCACACGCTACTTTGTTTACTTGCAAGTTGGCGTTGGCACAACAACAATGCACGCTCTATCTACTCGAAAACATGAGAAAGGGGTTGGCACATCATGGGTTCAGATGGACCATCTGGGTCACATTTCGATGAATGTCTTTGGTCGCGCCAAGCAGAACTATTGATGAACCCTTGCGGCAATGAACGCGTCAAATCACGCGGCCGAGCCTTGGTATTCAGCTCAGGCAGCCTTCTCTTGGCCAACACTGCGATTTGCTATTAAAGATCACCACCCACATTTACCTACGACTGCTTTGTTTGCTTCGCCAATCCCTTCAAAAGAAAGACTACAATGCAAGTCCGAAAACTCAAGACCATCGTCAAGACCCTCCAGGCCTTCAACTACCACACCGCTTCCAAGCTCGAAAAGCCCGAGACAGACTTCCGCCTCCTCGAGCTCTACCCCGCATCGGCATCATTACCTTCTACTTCGAGGCCGTCAACAGCAGAACACCCTGATAACGCTTCCAAACCCCAGCATGGGAACTCTCCAAAAAGCAATAATACCATGCCATCAAAAGATACCCCACCTCCCCTACTATGCCgcctcttcaccacccccctcaccaacccctgcaCCACTCCCTTCAAAGCCCTCTCCTACGTCCGGGGCTCCGACGCCACTCCCCATTCCATCAACGTCAtttccaccctccccaacggGACAATCACAACCCTTTCCTTACGAataacctcctccctccacaccgccctcctccacctccgtGACCCCGACGTCCCCATAACAATCTGGATCGACCAGCTCTGCATCGACCAATCCAACCCCGCCGAAAAGTCTGCCCAAGTCTCCCTCATGGGCAAAATCTACTCCGCCGCATCCCAAGTCCTAGTCTGGCTCGGTCCTGCTTCGCATAACTCCGATTCTGTCATGCAGCTCTGGGCCGCCGTCGGCCAAGAAGTGCGCGACATGGGCATCGAAAGGTACTACACCAAAGAGGGCTGgaccctcctccacgacaTCATGTCCAACACCGACCCCTCCGACCCCGAGACACGGCAGTACCAAGCCCTGCTTCAAAAACACGCGCCCGATTTCGCTGCTCAGATCCGCGACGGAAGCATCAAATCCTGGTTTGAAAGGCCCTGGTTCACCCGTGCATGGGTGACACAAGAATTCTGCCTCTGCCCCGATACCGTCTTTGTTTGCGGCGATCAAAAGCTCGATGTCGACTTGGTGATGCTCGCGGGGCAGATACTAAGTTACTCAACCTTGCTCCTCGTCCGCCCGCCTTATTCCCTCACCGTGGAGGAGTTATCCTCTCTTGACGATCCCACGGCGGATTTCTTCAGCTGTCGGAAGCGTCGGAGGGGTTATGAGACCAAGACTGGGGATGGAAAGGGTGACACGCTTTTCGTGCTGTTGAAAAAGATGTTTGTCGGCAGGGAGACGTATGCAAAAGTTTGGAGGGACAGGGTCTACTCGCTGCTGGGACTGGCGGTGGATGCAGAGGCGTTGGGGATCAGGCCTGATTATGGGGACTtgtggggggaggaaaagacgGTGGAGATTATGACTGAtgtggcgaggaggatgattaCGAATGATTACTCGAAACGGGTGGATGTGTTGTGTTATTCGGGGTTCCCAAAGGTAGTTCCAGGGCTGCCGTCTTGGGTGCCGGATTGGAAGATGAATACGGTCAAGTCGTATTATCAGGTGCAGGAGGTGGTTGATCCGCATTATTTTGCGGCTTGCGGGGAGGGGAATCTGGAGGTTCAAGTGGTGGCATCCTGGTCAACAcgggtgttggggttgggagggtttTGGGTCGATACTGTTGACATGCTGCCTCCGGGAGATGGCAAGAAAGTCTGGTCTGATGTGAACAGATGGGATGGGCCGCGCTTGATGGGGTATCTGAGGCAGGTCGAAGCTCTGCTTCAAGCGGCAATCTCTAGACCCAACAACCCGTATGGCTCCGACGAACGACGGCTCGAAGCAATTTGGAGAGTTCCCATTGCAGATACGTGGGATGATCGGTCGACGGGGGTGCGAGCGTCTCGAGAGTTGAAGGTCGATGTGCAGTTTCGACAGGCCGTCGAGGCGATGTTATATGACATTTGGatgaaaacaacaacagctgaACCGGCAGAAGCTCAACGTATCATGGACGAGTTCAACTGGGACGAAAGAATGAGGAAAGGTGAGCTGGGGGCGAAGTACAGGCAGTGTATGGCatctggtggtggtaacAAGAAGCCATTCTTGACGACGAAGGGCTACGTGGGCATGGGCCCACCTGATATGGAAGTAGGAGACGTGGTGGTCGTGTTTTGCGGTGGGAGGATCCCGTTCGTGCTGAGGCAGCTGCCAGCCAAGGAAGATGGAAGGAAGACCTTCTCATTTGTGGGTGAGGCGTTCTGTGATGGCATCATGGATGGGGAGGCTGCCATGGAAGAGAACCGTGGTGACTTTTTCTTGGagtaggtggtggtgggtcgTCATAAGGCCAGTGTAACGCTGACGATGGATGGGATCGAGAGGGCCTGCCGCCAAGAAGCACAACGCTGCGGAGATCTCGGCAGGGCACCCTGCCTCTCCCCGCATCTCCCCCACCTTTCCCCAATCAACCCTGTCGGAACTTCATCAAATCTGGAAATTCGGAACACCACTCCGGAGGACAACACGacaactttttttttgtttggaATAGcagcatgatgatggggatgatggcgGGTACCGCTAGAAGAGACTTGTGTCCTTACcagcctcggcctcctcttATTTACTTGAGGCCCCCCTCCTGAGCTGCGAGTCCTGtgtctctctcctcctcggacttcaccacaccaccacaccaccaccagaccaCCGCCACTAGTCCTCTACACCACACTACCGGCAAAATGAAAGTCGACTCTTGGATGATGGCCGCGagcttcctcgcctccaccacctccgccctcgGCCCCAACGTACCAGAAACCGAGAAGCGTCTGCCAGGCAAGCCGGCGCCGATGCCGAACTGGAAGTGGCCCAACCCCTTCCAGTCCTCCCGCGCCGCCAAATACGAAGCCACCTGCCAGGTCCAGCGCTCCTTCAAGGCCGAAGAATTCAAGCTCGATGACTTGGCCCAGAACCCACCCCTCGGCTTGCTCCCATGGCGCGACGCCCTCAAGGATGTCTTTGCCGAGCGCGAGTACCctggtggatgggatggtaTTGACAACCACGGCTACGACCGCAACATCCTCAAGATGGATTACGAGACTGTGCCCCTCaaggtgagggagtggatcgaggagcaggagcgcAAGGAGCTCCCCGGCCAGGGTCTCTTTGCCCTGTTTGCCAGACCCGCGCCAGGGACCAGAGTGTTTAAGCAGGTGCCCGTTCCAAAGGAGCCCACTCCTGAGTTCAGAGAGAAGGACGACAGGAGAGTCCTCATCTTCGCCCCAGGGGCCATCTATGAGAATCTCCCACTCTGGCTGGGCGAGGACAGCGGGTGTGACGGTATGTTGTTTGTTGCGATGGTGTGTCTGATGTGAATGCTAACTTCTACCGTGATAACAGACGAGATGTTGGATCTTGCCAAGTATTCTGGTCAGGCCAAGGATGGCGGTGTCATCGGCTACCCCATCTACCACAGCAAGCCCCAGAGGTCGAAGGGCGAGCGCGACATCGAGTTTAGCCTCTTGGCTCAAGTTgtcaagctcaaggagggCGAAACAGAGGAGGTAGCAGAGAGCTCCTCGCAGGCTGAAGCCGAAGCCAAGACAGAGGCTGAGAAGCCCGCTGTGACTGAGGTTGTCAAGGAGGCTGTCAAGGAGGCTACCGAGGCCGTCAAGGAGGCCACCGAGGCTGTCAAGGATGAGCTCTAAAGGGCTGGGCACGAAGACATACCAGGACGATGGTAGAAGGCGTCAGAACAATTGGATAATACCACCATACCTTACATACTGCACATGTACAATATTTCCTTTGTGAGTCAAAATAAACACCGAAACATCTTCAGCAAAGAGCGGATACTATTCGAAGAGCAATGACATCGTTGAACAAAGGGCCGGAGCAACTCGCGGCTATCTTGAAAATTGTCTGTTGGGC contains:
- a CDS encoding hypothetical protein (COG:S; antiSMASH:Cluster_3; EggNog:ENOG503P2P7) produces the protein MQVRKLKTIVKTLQAFNYHTASKLEKPETDFRLLELYPASASLPSTSRPSTAEHPDNASKPQHGNSPKSNNTMPSKDTPPPLLCRLFTTPLTNPCTTPFKALSYVRGSDATPHSINVISTLPNGTITTLSLRITSSLHTALLHLRDPDVPITIWIDQLCIDQSNPAEKSAQVSLMGKIYSAASQVLVWLGPASHNSDSVMQLWAAVGQEVRDMGIERYYTKEGWTLLHDIMSNTDPSDPETRQYQALLQKHAPDFAAQIRDGSIKSWFERPWFTRAWVTQEFCLCPDTVFVCGDQKLDVDLVMLAGQILSYSTLLLVRPPYSLTVEELSSLDDPTADFFSCRKRRRGYETKTGDGKGDTLFVLLKKMFVGRETYAKVWRDRVYSLLGLAVDAEALGIRPDYGDLWGEEKTVEIMTDVARRMITNDYSKRVDVLCYSGFPKVVPGLPSWVPDWKMNTVKSYYQVQEVVDPHYFAACGEGNLEVQVVASWSTRVLGLGGFWVDTVDMLPPGDGKKVWSDVNRWDGPRLMGYLRQVEALLQAAISRPNNPYGSDERRLEAIWRVPIADTWDDRSTGVRASRELKVDVQFRQAVEAMLYDIWMKTTTAEPAEAQRIMDEFNWDERMRKGELGAKYRQCMASGGGNKKPFLTTKGYVGMGPPDMEVGDVVVVFCGGRIPFVLRQLPAKEDGRKTFSFVGEAFCDGIMDGEAAMEENRGDFFLE
- a CDS encoding hypothetical protein (COG:S; antiSMASH:Cluster_3; EggNog:ENOG503P2P7), which codes for MKVDSWMMAASFLASTTSALGPNVPETEKRLPGKPAPMPNWKWPNPFQSSRAAKYEATCQVQRSFKAEEFKLDDLAQNPPLGLLPWRDALKDVFAEREYPGGWDGIDNHGYDRNILKMDYETVPLKVREWIEEQERKELPGQGLFALFARPAPGTRVFKQVPVPKEPTPEFREKDDRRVLIFAPGAIYENLPLWLGEDSGCDDEMLDLAKYSGQAKDGGVIGYPIYHSKPQRSKGERDIEFSLLAQVVKLKEGETEEVAESSSQAEAEAKTEAEKPAVTEVVKEAVKEATEAVKEATEAVKDEL